The DNA window attttatataccatgcatatataagttAACAAAATTGAATATATGTTTAGTCAAGCACGTTATATAGTTTGCTATGAACAAAATCCTTTACAGCGACAACTGTCATGGaaacattaaaatattttattgtgtTTTTTCAGTTTACTTTAATATTCAtcttacaaaaaaaagaaaataccataaaaaaatatatatattatatatagtaaaaatatataaataatatgtatatatatatattatagtaaaaaatggctagcattaatttattatttattaacagggtatagaaatattattaacaattcataaaaaaagagaaaaaaaaaataatataagcataattatataataaaatgtattaaaaaaaaagtgataaataaaaatttttttttaatattccaTATGGTCAAAAcggttaaaaaaaatcccACGTATTGcgagaaaatattatgtattgttcagaaaaaaaatgagagaaaaaaaattttatgtatggctgattatgtatatatagtgaaaaaatatatgaaaataacatgaaaaaatacatgaatatatatttataattcagCAAATGAGTAAATTATGATTATgagataaatatttgttttttatcatatttaaaatggaggaaaaaaattatgggGTAACATTGGGAGTAAAATTTTGGTAGTGAAAATGTGAAACGTCTTTTAAAATGCGTTCCACAGATTCGGGCAATTCCTTAACAAATTTTCCAGGGTACCCTGAATATTTTGAGAATGAAGCAATGGTAGTGTCATTAGGAATAAAAGTATTATCCTTAATTATTACATTGTCTTTAATAATAACTCGCTCCCCTATTACACAGTTATTACCTATTATGACATTATTTCCTATAAAGGCCGCTTTAATTATACATTCATTACCGATAAAAACATTATCACCAATTGTTACAGTAACGTATGAactttgatttattttgctATTATCATAAGTATTTAcactattttcattattatgcaTGAAACATGGGCATATGAGTGTTTTCGATCCAATGATAACATATTTGCCAAAATATAAGCTACTTAAATCTCCTCTTAATATAGCTTCATTCTTTATAATTGATTTCCCtagcatatgtatatttttcattccGCATAATATTGAATCTTTGCATACTTTATTTCCTGACGctgttaaaatataatccgatcgattaaaattttcatatttttgaaaagtCACTGTATTATAGGACTCCAAATAATTATCACTAATTAAGTTTTCCAAATCGATTGCATTCCCTTTTTTTTCcctcattattttttattgcttGGGATGTtgtcttattttttcatgtattttctttactatattttcgcttatttttttatttatatttttacatattttttccttgctgttaataattttttgactTTTCGAGCTAAAATATCgcctttaaaaaaaaaattaataaaaaaaatgtatatcgTAAAAATTGCTAACTAGGCGCATATAATACTCAAAACAGAAAATAATCGAAAAAAGCAAGAATAAAATTTGGCAAATAAAGATACATAATGAGTTTAGTAAATAAAGACAATTAATAcgataaagaaataattcCGATAAATTcttaagaataaaaaaattaaaaataaaaaaagattaGATCAGTCATAGtaacatttatttaaatacgTGTGTATGATTATACCCACATGTGTTTCATAcactttttgtttttgttaattattattctgCTACATATTGCTAAATTGTTTTGCTGTTTATACATGaactaaaatattaaataatttaataaggCAATATTATCACAAATAGTCGtagttatttatttttttttattaagtcTGATATAGCTATATCCAATTTTATCGCTCAAAGTGCGATAGCAACTTATATGGTAAAGCCACATTTTCAcatatagatataaatataatttttttttaaataatatatgtagaaaatttgaaatgaaaaatattttgttacgGTTTTGTTCTAATTTTGGTAGATGggtttatataatttgtggaaaaaaaaaacaaaaaaaagggaaaattGTGGGTGGCTCAAATTAGTCATACACAAATTTTgttcttatatatttgaaaaaaaaaattaaagacttttaaataaaaaaggaaaaaaaaattcgatATGCTTGATTGTTTttagtttatttttctatttaataaatatgatcacatatgtattaaaaaaattgaaaaaattttcGGAAAATAGGCCCATATATACAATGCAtataaagagaaaaaataattttacttAGTAATTTATCAAgctattcatttatatgatataatatatgttatgATTAAACTTTgtagaaattaaaaaaaaaaaaaaataataaatttatttctaaaaatatagaatagTGTTGGTatgattataattttttttcctttttaaatttgtttgcTTTGAgagaaaatacaaaatttcTACAATGAATACAGAGTGTTGTCAAtattcagaaaaaaaaaattcaagtATGGCTTTTTCTCAAGAAACAGGgattaaagaaaatgatgtaaatgtttatagatctcataaaatttatatgggCTATTtggatttatatttttgtgtcATCGATTTTAAAGAgacaatatttatttcagtAAATGATAACAACAATGAGTTAAACGATTTACAAGCTTCATACCcaattaaatatgtataagaaaatgaatatatctCTCTATATATGAACATGTACATACATAGTTTTAGAAATAACACAGCTATGTATACATATCGATAGATTATGATTGATCATTTTTATggcaataatttttctatttttaatttattacatttgaacgatctatttttatttacaggCTGATGCAGACAATATAATTTGCTTAGCTGGAGAACCCCATTCATATGGAAATGATGTGGCTAACCTTTTGGgttcgaaaaaaatatttacaaccAATTGCGGAAAATACATACCATGACCATGTCCATAACCATGACCATAACCATGACCATAACCATagcacatttttaataaattttgtttttattgtatCTTTTTTCTGACTGTTTTTATACAGGTATGAAGTTTAAAATTCCTTTTTATGTAAGCGTCAATGTAGACGAAAGTGATGAGAACTTAACGAACTTCATCTTTTCAAACTGCTTGGAAATGATCAAACCTTTATTTGAAAACAGAGAAAAGAATTGACATAAGAaaagctttttttttttttttaatttgttagtatttcttattttttaaccattgtatatacaaatttgtaTGTTGTAtaaacattatatatgtcaAACTTTATAGTGAAAACAtgttgataaaatattttaattaatttttttttttataaataaaaggaCATTggtaaatatgaaaaatgatatattcattttcaaaacaataatatatataaatgtaaaaatatagaaaatgtataaacatttttaagaaaaaaaaaatatgtatttggATGGCTTgatatggaaaataatttttgtgtGAAAAATGTGAAGGAACGAAATTGTCGTTATAGATTTTAATTATTGCAATTAAATTGCTgaactaaaaaatatgattaacttaatttttttttataattttatgcaatttttaataatgtgATTGGGTATGTTTATTTCGattgtttaaattatatttttagaaaataaattataatgccTTTGGAGTAAGAGGTATTTCCTCCGTTTTGTATTTCTTTCCTTTTTCACTTCTTCTATGTTAAgtgttaaaaatgaaaaaaacaaaataaagagaATTCCAAAGAATAACAAACACGAGATTACCAGTACAAGAGAAAGGAAGGggaaatatgttttattatttttataattgtttttttaaatacttGGTTATAacatattgtttatataatatttctgTGGTCGTTTGTttaagatataaaaattcgTATTCCTATTTGGCATTCAATAATAAAGAGggcaataaatattttgacaatgcttataaaaataaaaataaaaaatttataaataaaaaaataagtaggAACTTGTTTGTAGAGGGAAGTaggaattatttaaaacagaATGAAATAGTAGAAGGTTGTGAAGATagttattatgaaaattataaaaaa is part of the Plasmodium chabaudi chabaudi strain AS genome assembly, chromosome: 6 genome and encodes:
- a CDS encoding proteasome assembly chaperone 4, putative, with the translated sequence MNTECCQYSEKKNSSMAFSQETGIKENDVNVYRSHKIYMGYLDLYFCVIDFKETIFISVNDNNNELNDLQASYPIKYADADNIICLAGEPHSYGNDVANLLGMKFKIPFYVSVNVDESDENLTNFIFSNCLEMIKPLFENREKN
- a CDS encoding dynactin subunit 5, putative, with the protein product MREKKGNAIDLENLISDNYLESYNTVTFQKYENFNRSDYILTASGNKVCKDSILCGMKNIHMLGKSIIKNEAILRGDLSSLYFGKYVIIGSKTLICPCFMHNNENSVNTYDNSKINQSSYVTVTIGDNVFIGNECIIKAAFIGNNVIIGNNCVIGERVIIKDNVIIKDNTFIPNDTTIASFSKYSGYPGKFVKELPESVERILKDVSHFHYQNFTPNVTP